Proteins encoded in a region of the Vicinamibacterales bacterium genome:
- the pcnB gene encoding polynucleotide adenylyltransferase PcnB, whose product MVEPTVIARSEHSISRRDIDPDALKVLYRLHEHNYVAYLVGGSVRDLLLGRRPKDFDVGTSAHPHQVKKLFRNCWIIGRRFRLAHIKYGPKTIEVATFRRQVDPSELPADAAQAAEAIDAAIEASPDIPLPPDATIEEQVQSEGTHLAKVRAHDRLIHRDNTFGTPEEDAFRRDFTINALFYDIGTYAIIDYVGGLQDLEHRLIRSIGDPGTRFLEDPVRMLRAVVFAARLDFTIDEPILEAFDTHRHEIGRAAPARLMEEYFKILRSGSAEKTFRMLKETRLLREITPELDAAPAALWDALARLDRYRHQFQGAPETLTNAILAGTLLAPLGLAGRERRFSADALERRVELGVLPIPRRDVERLHQILALQPRLHDLRAPFRAQRALLHRHVLGEALTWLEIHGNRPDALEHWRALQAEPGPGAPADPLTPGAPPAFRRRRRRRRRPRTGRSPA is encoded by the coding sequence ATGGTGGAGCCGACCGTCATCGCGCGGTCAGAGCACTCGATTTCTCGCCGCGACATTGATCCTGACGCGCTCAAGGTTCTGTACCGCCTCCACGAGCACAACTACGTCGCGTATCTGGTCGGGGGCAGCGTGCGCGATCTGCTGCTCGGGCGGCGTCCCAAGGACTTCGACGTCGGCACCTCCGCGCACCCGCATCAGGTCAAGAAGCTCTTTCGCAACTGCTGGATCATCGGCCGCCGCTTCCGCCTCGCGCACATCAAGTACGGGCCCAAGACGATCGAGGTCGCCACGTTCCGCCGGCAGGTCGACCCATCCGAGCTGCCGGCCGATGCCGCGCAGGCGGCTGAAGCGATCGACGCGGCGATCGAGGCGTCGCCGGACATCCCGCTGCCGCCTGACGCCACCATCGAAGAGCAGGTGCAGTCGGAGGGCACGCACCTCGCCAAAGTGCGCGCGCACGATCGGCTGATCCATCGCGACAACACGTTCGGCACGCCGGAGGAAGACGCCTTCCGCCGCGACTTCACCATCAACGCGCTCTTCTACGACATCGGCACCTACGCGATCATCGATTACGTCGGCGGCCTGCAGGATCTCGAGCATCGGCTGATCCGATCGATCGGCGACCCCGGCACGCGCTTCCTCGAAGATCCCGTCCGCATGCTGCGCGCCGTCGTCTTCGCGGCGCGGCTCGACTTCACCATCGACGAGCCGATCCTCGAGGCGTTCGACACCCACCGCCACGAGATCGGCCGCGCCGCGCCGGCGCGCCTGATGGAGGAGTACTTCAAGATCCTGCGCTCGGGCAGCGCCGAGAAGACGTTCCGGATGCTGAAGGAGACGCGGCTGCTGCGTGAGATCACGCCGGAGCTCGACGCCGCCCCCGCCGCGCTCTGGGACGCGCTGGCGCGGCTCGACCGATATCGCCACCAGTTCCAGGGCGCCCCCGAGACGCTGACGAATGCGATCCTCGCCGGCACGCTGCTGGCGCCGCTCGGCCTCGCCGGGCGCGAGCGCCGCTTCAGCGCCGACGCGCTGGAGCGGCGGGTCGAGCTGGGCGTGCTGCCGATTCCGCGGCGCGACGTGGAGCGGCTCCATCAGATTCTCGCGCTGCAGCCGCGCCTGCACGACCTGCGCGCGCCGTTCCGCGCGCAGCGCGCGCTGCTGCACCGGCACGTCCTCGGCGAGGCGCTGACCTGGCTCGAGATTCACGGCAACCGCCCGGACGCGCTGGAGCACTGGCGCGCGCTGCAGGCCGAGCCGGGACCAGGAGCGCCGGCGGACCCGCTCACCCCGGGGGCGCCGCCCGCCTTCCGCCGGCGCCGCCGAAGGCGGCGGCGTCCGCGAACCGGGAGATCTCCCGCCTGA
- a CDS encoding TonB-dependent receptor — MIHVSRTSAQRWCASGLLIGALLLLTSSATIAQVLYGSIVGVVKDPQGGNVPGATVTIVNKDTNLTREATTDAEGGYTFNNVQAGRYDVKVTLQGFRENVRTGVPVSIGEISRVDLTLEVGTVSETVTVASEAQLLQTDKADVSTELKSQELTSMPLNRFRNYQALINLVPGTTPMAFGNAETDTPARSLATNVNGQVNTNNSTRTDGATNMNIWLPNHNMYISPAETIDTVNISTSSFDAEQGMAGGAAVTVVTKSGTNKFKGSAFEFYNSDKLNATPRFFGSGATPPKLPVKANTYGGTIGGPVRRNAVFFFGSFEGYKREQSLFTFFTVPNEALRRGDFSGAVNTNGSIQNIYDPSTGNTDGTNRTQFANNVIPTNRIDPIALKVLQLFPLPTQPGIGAGGLTNNYRRQEDRTVDRDNFDLKLNWNRTAANQLWGKVSYMNAVVDDLTNYLGPDPNAEGDGGFTKVYQITGGQTWTMTPTLLMDMTFGFSRQKQDVYGPDFNAGNFGLDVLGIPGTNDQGIGDQRYAGYPQFDTGFSAVGNRDGWNPIFRDERTYSLATNVSKIKGRHDVRGGYFVNFMYLDHWQPETGNPRGRFEFRGNVTALNASGAQSSNFYNQYASFLLGLVGTASKSVQNELMTAREWQHALFIRDRWNVSSRLTLDLGLRWEFYPIMTRADGRGIDRLDLDNPDFARRLDVLVAGRGGNPQSSGMEASFDNFAPRVGGIYRLNDKTVLRAGYGLTFNATPWARALRGDNDYPVTIASSSSNPGQWLPYGTFAQGIPILRGPDVSSGRVLLDRTAAVYTPEVGNVDRGEVHTWNVAFERRLPLDVSVDVAYVGAKGIGGYAAVDVNAPQTLGVGDAGRPYASLGRILAINSWGQRLKTDYDSLQIALNKPFTRGLLFKGAYTLSKSMNESDNDGRATLSYNTPSELHRNWAPAGFDRRHNFQLGFAYQLPWQSQGSLGSSPVGWVINDWQINGVFAAFSGTPFTVTASGTSLNTPNNLQTADQAKEFTVLGDIGASGPWFDRTSFTQPTGVRFGNTGRNQFYGPGAYNLDFSVFRMFPVGGAKRLEFRVEAGNVLNHAVYGNPQGSITSGTYGQITGINGNYPERMVRLGLRFTF, encoded by the coding sequence GTGATCCACGTTTCTCGGACGTCGGCGCAACGCTGGTGTGCCAGCGGGCTGCTGATCGGAGCGCTACTGCTGCTCACGTCGTCGGCGACGATCGCGCAGGTGCTGTACGGCAGCATCGTGGGAGTCGTGAAGGATCCGCAGGGCGGCAACGTGCCCGGCGCGACGGTCACGATCGTCAACAAAGACACCAACCTCACCAGGGAAGCCACGACGGACGCGGAAGGAGGCTACACGTTCAACAACGTGCAGGCGGGCCGCTACGACGTGAAGGTGACGCTGCAGGGGTTCCGCGAGAATGTCCGCACGGGCGTCCCGGTCAGCATCGGCGAGATCTCCCGCGTGGACCTGACGCTCGAAGTCGGCACGGTCAGTGAGACCGTGACGGTCGCCTCGGAGGCGCAGCTCCTCCAGACCGACAAGGCCGACGTCAGCACCGAACTCAAGTCGCAGGAACTGACCTCGATGCCGCTGAACCGGTTCCGCAACTACCAGGCGCTCATCAACCTGGTGCCGGGGACGACGCCGATGGCGTTCGGCAACGCGGAGACCGACACGCCCGCCCGTTCGCTGGCCACCAACGTCAACGGCCAGGTCAACACCAACAACTCGACCCGGACCGACGGCGCCACGAACATGAACATCTGGCTGCCGAACCACAACATGTACATCTCGCCGGCCGAGACGATCGACACGGTCAACATCTCGACCAGCAGCTTCGACGCCGAGCAGGGGATGGCCGGCGGCGCGGCGGTGACGGTGGTGACGAAGTCCGGGACGAACAAATTCAAGGGGTCGGCCTTCGAGTTCTACAACAGCGACAAGCTGAACGCGACGCCGCGGTTCTTCGGGTCGGGCGCAACCCCACCCAAGCTGCCGGTGAAGGCGAACACGTATGGCGGCACGATCGGCGGTCCGGTTCGTCGCAATGCGGTGTTCTTCTTCGGGTCGTTCGAAGGCTACAAGCGCGAGCAGAGCCTGTTTACGTTCTTCACGGTCCCGAATGAAGCGCTGCGCCGTGGCGACTTCAGCGGCGCCGTGAACACGAACGGCTCCATCCAGAACATTTACGATCCGTCGACCGGCAACACCGACGGCACCAACCGGACGCAGTTCGCCAACAACGTCATTCCGACGAACCGCATCGACCCGATCGCTCTCAAGGTGCTGCAGTTGTTCCCGCTGCCGACCCAGCCCGGCATCGGCGCCGGCGGCCTGACCAACAACTATCGCCGCCAGGAAGATCGCACGGTCGATCGCGACAATTTCGACCTGAAGCTGAACTGGAACCGGACGGCGGCGAACCAGTTGTGGGGCAAGGTCAGCTACATGAACGCGGTCGTCGACGACCTCACCAACTACCTCGGTCCGGACCCGAACGCGGAAGGTGATGGCGGCTTCACGAAGGTCTACCAGATCACCGGCGGTCAGACCTGGACGATGACCCCGACGCTGCTGATGGACATGACGTTCGGGTTCTCGCGCCAGAAGCAGGATGTCTACGGGCCCGACTTCAATGCCGGCAACTTCGGTCTCGACGTGCTCGGCATTCCCGGCACCAACGATCAGGGCATCGGCGACCAGCGCTATGCGGGCTACCCGCAGTTCGATACCGGGTTCAGTGCGGTCGGCAATCGCGACGGCTGGAACCCCATCTTCCGCGACGAGCGGACCTACTCGTTGGCCACGAACGTGTCGAAGATCAAGGGACGCCACGACGTTCGCGGCGGCTACTTCGTCAACTTCATGTATCTCGATCACTGGCAGCCGGAAACCGGCAATCCGCGCGGCCGTTTCGAGTTCAGAGGCAACGTGACGGCGCTCAACGCGTCGGGGGCGCAGTCATCGAACTTCTACAACCAGTACGCGTCGTTCCTGCTCGGACTCGTCGGCACCGCGTCGAAGAGCGTGCAGAACGAACTGATGACCGCTCGCGAATGGCAGCACGCACTGTTCATCCGCGACCGCTGGAACGTCAGCTCCAGGCTGACGCTCGACCTCGGCCTGCGCTGGGAGTTCTACCCGATCATGACGCGCGCCGATGGCCGCGGCATCGACCGGCTGGATCTCGACAACCCCGACTTCGCCCGTCGTCTCGATGTGCTCGTCGCCGGTCGCGGCGGGAACCCGCAGAGCAGCGGGATGGAGGCCAGCTTCGACAACTTCGCGCCGCGCGTCGGCGGCATCTACCGTCTGAACGACAAAACGGTGCTCCGCGCCGGCTACGGCCTGACCTTCAACGCGACCCCGTGGGCGCGCGCGCTGCGTGGCGACAACGACTACCCCGTCACCATCGCGTCGAGCAGCTCAAATCCGGGGCAGTGGCTGCCGTATGGCACGTTCGCGCAGGGCATCCCGATCCTGCGGGGCCCGGACGTCAGCTCGGGCCGGGTGCTGCTCGATCGCACGGCCGCGGTCTACACGCCGGAAGTGGGCAACGTCGATCGCGGCGAGGTCCACACCTGGAACGTCGCGTTCGAGCGTCGTCTTCCGCTCGACGTCTCGGTGGACGTCGCCTACGTCGGCGCCAAGGGCATCGGCGGCTACGCCGCGGTCGACGTCAACGCGCCGCAGACGCTCGGCGTCGGTGACGCCGGCCGTCCCTACGCGTCGCTCGGTCGCATCCTGGCCATCAACTCCTGGGGTCAGCGCCTGAAGACCGACTACGACTCGCTGCAGATCGCTCTGAACAAGCCCTTCACGAGAGGGCTGCTCTTCAAGGGAGCCTACACCCTCAGCAAGTCGATGAACGAGAGCGACAACGACGGGCGGGCGACTCTGAGCTATAACACGCCGAGCGAGTTGCACCGCAACTGGGCACCGGCCGGATTCGACCGGCGGCACAACTTCCAGTTGGGTTTCGCCTACCAGCTGCCGTGGCAGAGCCAGGGCTCGCTGGGCTCGAGCCCGGTTGGCTGGGTGATCAACGACTGGCAGATCAACGGCGTTTTCGCGGCATTCAGCGGTACGCCGTTCACCGTGACCGCGAGCGGCACCAGCCTGAACACTCCGAACAACCTGCAGACCGCCGATCAGGCCAAGGAGTTCACGGTGCTGGGCGACATCGGCGCCTCGGGTCCCTGGTTCGATCGGACGTCGTTCACGCAACCGACGGGGGTGCGCTTCGGCAACACCGGCCGGAACCAGTTCTACGGACCCGGCGCCTATAACCTGGACTTCTCGGTGTTCCGCATGTTCCCGGTGGGTGGCGCCAAGCGTCTCGAGTTCCGTGTCGAAGCCGGGAACGTGCTCAACCACGCGGTCTATGGCAACCCGCAGGGCAGCATTACCTCCGGAACGTACGGCCAGATCACGGGCATCAACGGGAACTACCCGGAGCGCATGGTGCGTCTCGGGCTGCGGTTCACGTTCTAA
- a CDS encoding tetratricopeptide repeat protein has protein sequence MRALVPGLVVLTLLQPAAQPPLPALALDSYPAAARTAIARAYQAAQAAPGEAQAAGHLGRVLHAWEQWEAARAAYARASALAPKAHEWRYLEGLVLVRLARPDLAVDALRAALAREPTYLPARLKLAEALLDAGDLAESRTRFTELTDPSCAPAVQFGLGTIAAREGRHADAVSHLERAVALFPEFAAAHYALARSYRALGRVADAEAALARHARFGARWPAIPDPLAESVAALRADPGALLQRGVKQAEAGEVEAAIASHEAALALNPSFAQAHANLISLYGRARNWSKAEEHYRAVVALAVNVADAHYDYGVLLGMQERWDAAADAYRKTLELNPQHAQARNNLGQMLERLGRPADAAAEYRLAVESQPTLRIARFNLGRMLIAQGANDAAAAELSKITEPRDAEAPRYLFALATAHLRAGRRDEAIRWAMDAKGLAERFGDTALAAAIEKDLARIR, from the coding sequence ATGCGCGCGCTCGTACCCGGCCTCGTCGTGCTCACGCTGCTGCAGCCCGCGGCGCAGCCGCCGCTGCCCGCGCTGGCGCTCGACAGCTACCCGGCAGCGGCGCGGACGGCGATCGCGCGCGCCTATCAGGCGGCACAGGCGGCGCCCGGCGAGGCGCAGGCCGCCGGGCACCTGGGACGCGTGCTGCACGCGTGGGAACAGTGGGAGGCGGCGCGCGCCGCATACGCGCGCGCGTCGGCGCTCGCGCCCAAGGCTCACGAATGGCGATACCTGGAGGGGCTCGTGCTGGTGCGGCTCGCCCGCCCCGATCTGGCGGTCGACGCTCTTCGCGCGGCGCTGGCGCGCGAGCCCACCTATCTGCCGGCGCGGCTGAAGCTGGCGGAAGCGCTGCTCGACGCCGGCGACCTGGCAGAGAGCCGGACGCGCTTCACCGAACTCACCGATCCATCCTGCGCGCCGGCGGTGCAGTTCGGCCTCGGCACGATCGCGGCGCGCGAGGGGCGCCACGCGGACGCGGTGTCGCACCTCGAGCGCGCCGTCGCCCTCTTTCCCGAGTTCGCTGCCGCGCACTATGCGCTGGCGCGTTCGTATCGCGCCCTCGGCCGGGTCGCGGACGCGGAAGCGGCGCTTGCCAGGCATGCGCGGTTCGGCGCGCGCTGGCCGGCGATTCCGGATCCGCTCGCCGAATCGGTCGCGGCCCTGCGCGCCGATCCGGGCGCGCTCCTGCAGCGCGGCGTGAAACAGGCGGAGGCCGGCGAGGTGGAGGCCGCCATCGCGTCGCACGAAGCGGCGCTGGCGCTCAACCCGTCGTTCGCGCAGGCGCACGCCAACCTGATCTCGCTCTACGGGCGCGCGCGCAACTGGAGCAAAGCCGAAGAGCACTACCGCGCCGTCGTCGCGCTCGCCGTCAACGTCGCCGACGCGCACTATGACTATGGCGTGCTCCTGGGAATGCAGGAGCGGTGGGACGCCGCCGCGGACGCGTATCGCAAGACGCTCGAGCTCAATCCGCAGCACGCCCAGGCGCGCAACAATCTCGGCCAGATGCTCGAGCGGCTGGGACGGCCGGCCGACGCCGCCGCCGAGTACCGCCTCGCCGTCGAGAGCCAGCCGACGCTGCGCATCGCACGCTTCAACCTCGGCCGCATGCTGATCGCGCAGGGAGCCAACGACGCCGCAGCCGCCGAGCTGTCGAAGATTACCGAGCCACGCGACGCGGAGGCGCCGCGCTATCTGTTCGCGCTGGCCACGGCGCACCTGCGCGCGGGGCGCCGCGACGAGGCCATCCGGTGGGCGATGGATGCTAAGGGGCTGGCGGAGCGCTTCGGCGACACCGCGCTCGCGGCGGCGATTGAGAAGGATCTGGCGAGGATTCGATGA
- a CDS encoding CRTAC1 family protein yields MSRAFVSIGMAIGILILRPEGRSSLQISIDAQAPLFVDGAESSGLKFVHVTGETGQYYMAEQMGAGVALFDYDGDDDLDVFLVQGGPAFGAGKPERAANQNPGSRLFRNDLSVTPDGRRTLRFTDVTAAAGVGFRGYGMGVAVGDYDNDQRLDLVVTGFETAALYHNNGNGTFSDVTAKSGIRERLWSTSAAFVDYDRDGRLDLFVARYLDFTPAGNKVCHDAVGARDYCSPRAYKPVPAALYHNAGNGTFTNVSDAAGISKAYGAGLGVATGDYNGDGWLDLYVANDATPNQLWINTGKGTFRDEGMLSGAAVNAAGNPEGSMGIASGDFDTDGDEDLFVTNIVGETFALYVNDGKGVFEDLRTRAGLAGPTAPYTGFGTDWFDYDNDGRLDLFVTNGAVNIVEAQRGRPRPFRMKNQLFRNTGSGRFVETGGSAGPAFARTDIGRGAAFGDVDNDGDVDIAVTNNGGPASLLLNQSVESKSAHHWIGISLRQASGNRFAFGAWVGIERAGQPTLWRRVRTDGSYLSASDVRLHFGLGASPAITAVVIQWPDGQRERRTGIAVDRIVTVARQ; encoded by the coding sequence ATGAGCAGAGCGTTCGTGTCGATCGGGATGGCGATCGGCATTCTGATTCTCCGGCCCGAAGGCCGGAGCTCCCTGCAGATCTCGATCGACGCCCAGGCGCCGCTGTTCGTGGACGGCGCGGAATCCTCCGGACTGAAATTCGTTCACGTCACGGGTGAGACCGGTCAGTACTACATGGCCGAGCAGATGGGCGCGGGAGTGGCGCTGTTCGATTACGACGGCGACGACGACCTCGACGTGTTCCTGGTGCAGGGGGGGCCCGCCTTCGGGGCGGGCAAGCCGGAACGGGCGGCGAACCAGAATCCTGGCAGCCGGCTGTTCCGCAACGATCTCTCCGTCACGCCGGATGGCAGGCGCACGCTGCGCTTCACCGACGTCACCGCCGCGGCGGGCGTGGGCTTCCGCGGCTACGGCATGGGCGTCGCAGTCGGCGACTACGACAACGACCAGCGGCTCGATCTCGTCGTCACCGGCTTCGAGACGGCGGCGCTGTATCACAACAACGGCAACGGCACCTTCAGCGACGTCACCGCGAAGTCGGGCATCCGCGAACGGCTGTGGAGCACGAGCGCCGCCTTCGTCGACTACGATCGTGACGGGCGGCTGGATCTCTTCGTGGCGCGCTATCTGGATTTCACGCCGGCCGGCAACAAGGTGTGCCACGACGCCGTCGGGGCCCGCGACTACTGCAGCCCGCGCGCCTACAAACCGGTACCCGCGGCGCTCTATCACAACGCCGGCAACGGCACCTTCACGAACGTCAGCGATGCGGCGGGCATCAGCAAGGCGTACGGCGCCGGACTGGGCGTCGCGACCGGGGACTACAACGGCGACGGCTGGCTCGACCTCTACGTCGCCAACGACGCCACGCCGAACCAGTTGTGGATCAACACCGGCAAGGGCACGTTCCGGGACGAAGGGATGCTCTCGGGGGCCGCGGTGAACGCCGCCGGCAATCCCGAAGGCAGCATGGGGATCGCGTCGGGAGACTTCGACACGGATGGCGACGAGGATCTCTTCGTCACCAACATCGTCGGCGAGACCTTCGCGCTGTACGTCAACGACGGAAAGGGAGTGTTCGAGGACCTGCGCACGCGCGCCGGGCTCGCCGGCCCGACCGCGCCGTATACCGGCTTCGGCACGGACTGGTTCGACTACGACAACGACGGCCGGCTCGATCTGTTCGTCACCAACGGCGCGGTGAACATCGTCGAGGCGCAGCGCGGCAGGCCGCGGCCGTTCCGCATGAAGAATCAGTTGTTCCGTAACACCGGCAGCGGACGGTTCGTCGAAACCGGCGGCTCGGCGGGGCCGGCGTTCGCGCGCACCGACATCGGCCGCGGCGCCGCCTTCGGCGACGTCGACAACGACGGCGACGTCGACATCGCCGTCACCAACAATGGCGGGCCGGCCAGCCTGCTGTTGAACCAGTCGGTGGAGTCGAAGAGCGCGCATCACTGGATCGGGATTTCGCTGCGGCAGGCGTCCGGGAACCGCTTCGCGTTCGGCGCGTGGGTCGGGATCGAGCGCGCCGGGCAGCCGACGCTGTGGCGCCGCGTGCGCACCGACGGGAGCTATCTCTCGGCGAGCGACGTGCGCCTGCACTTCGGTCTTGGCGCGTCGCCGGCGATCACTGCCGTCGTCATTCAGTGGCCCGACGGCCAGCGCGAGCGGCGGACCGGCATTGCCGTCGACCGGATCGTCACTGTGGCGCGGCAGTAG